A DNA window from Pseudarthrobacter sp. W1I19 contains the following coding sequences:
- the pheT gene encoding phenylalanine--tRNA ligase subunit beta — MRIPISWLREFAEVPAGATAEDVMGELVKVGFEEEDVHRPTDTLKGPIVVGQVLSLVKEPQTNGKTINWCQVRVVPEGQEQTLTGKGIDPSGVQGIICGAHNFVEGDKVVVTLPGAVLPGDFHISARKTYGHLSAGMIASVRELGIGEDHDGILVLSRIGLDPEVGTDAMKLLGLYDEAAEINVTPDRGYAFSIRGVAREYAHATGTTFTDPAGRVQAPAALSGGYGVKLNDDAPIYGKPGCDRFVARTVRGVDATRPTPQWMVSRLRLAGIRSISLPVDISNYVMLELGQPTHCYDLDKLSGDIVVRRAAAGEKITTLDDKVRTLDPEDLLITDDSGAIGIAGVMGGADTEVGGTTSNILVEAAHFDEVSISRSRRRHKLPSEASKRFERGVDWQVAGIAAQRVVDLLVELAGGTADEAGTDVGTAPDTVTIDLPAEFAAARIGIDFTEEQIVTSLEDLGAAVVKNDGGWSVTAPSWRHDLETKEDLSEEIARLVGYDKIPATLPVAPPGRGLTRVQQQRRRLIQALADAGLTEVLSYPFVSKAANDTFGVAEQGAGRTAVKLANPISEEQGFLRTSILPGLIEVAKRNHSRGFRDLALFESGLVFLPAEKMGTPSIPPLGAKPSDDVLDALYDGVPAQPFHLAVVLTGHDSPAAAAHAPRVWDWADALDIARIAGDVLGVEIVVSQGSHQAFHPGRTARLSLRTGEVVGYAGELHPKLLAASDMPAQSVALELSADALFDAAPDVIVARHISSFPVATQDVALVVPADVPADEVLAALREGAGELLEDVALFDVYAGKGIEDGKKSLAFGLRFRADDRTLTADEASAARESAVALAAERFGAVQR, encoded by the coding sequence GTGCGTATCCCAATTTCCTGGCTGCGTGAATTCGCGGAGGTACCGGCCGGAGCAACGGCCGAAGACGTGATGGGCGAACTGGTCAAGGTGGGCTTTGAGGAAGAAGACGTCCACCGTCCCACGGACACCCTGAAGGGTCCCATTGTGGTGGGCCAGGTCCTGAGCCTGGTCAAGGAACCGCAGACCAACGGCAAGACCATCAACTGGTGCCAGGTCCGCGTTGTCCCCGAGGGGCAGGAGCAGACGCTTACCGGCAAGGGCATCGACCCCTCCGGCGTGCAGGGCATCATCTGCGGCGCCCACAACTTCGTTGAGGGCGACAAAGTGGTGGTCACGCTGCCGGGCGCCGTGCTGCCGGGTGACTTCCATATCTCCGCGCGCAAGACCTACGGCCACCTCTCCGCCGGCATGATCGCCTCCGTCCGCGAACTGGGCATCGGCGAGGACCACGACGGCATCCTGGTGCTGTCCCGCATCGGGCTGGATCCCGAGGTGGGCACCGACGCCATGAAGCTTCTGGGCCTCTACGACGAAGCGGCTGAAATCAACGTCACGCCGGACCGCGGTTACGCCTTCTCCATCCGTGGTGTTGCCCGCGAGTACGCGCACGCCACCGGGACCACCTTCACGGACCCGGCCGGCCGGGTGCAGGCCCCCGCGGCGCTTTCCGGCGGTTACGGCGTCAAGCTCAATGACGATGCCCCGATCTACGGCAAGCCGGGCTGCGACCGGTTCGTTGCCCGGACGGTCCGCGGCGTGGACGCCACCAGGCCCACCCCGCAGTGGATGGTGTCCAGGCTTCGGCTGGCCGGCATCCGCTCCATCTCCCTGCCGGTGGACATCTCCAACTACGTGATGCTGGAACTTGGCCAGCCCACGCACTGCTACGACCTGGACAAGCTGTCCGGGGACATTGTGGTGCGCCGGGCCGCGGCGGGGGAGAAGATCACCACCCTCGATGACAAGGTACGCACCCTTGACCCCGAGGACCTGCTGATCACGGACGACTCCGGTGCCATCGGCATCGCCGGCGTGATGGGCGGGGCGGACACCGAGGTGGGCGGAACGACGTCGAACATCCTGGTGGAGGCCGCGCACTTCGACGAGGTGTCCATCTCCCGTTCCCGCCGCCGCCACAAGCTGCCGTCCGAAGCGTCCAAGCGCTTCGAGCGCGGCGTTGACTGGCAGGTGGCCGGCATCGCCGCCCAGCGCGTGGTGGACCTTCTCGTGGAGCTCGCCGGCGGCACGGCAGACGAGGCAGGAACCGACGTCGGAACCGCCCCGGACACCGTGACCATCGATCTCCCGGCAGAGTTTGCTGCCGCCCGGATCGGCATCGACTTCACTGAGGAGCAGATCGTCACCTCCCTTGAGGACCTGGGCGCGGCCGTGGTGAAGAACGACGGCGGCTGGAGCGTCACTGCGCCCAGCTGGCGGCACGACCTGGAGACCAAGGAGGACCTCTCCGAGGAGATCGCCCGCCTGGTGGGCTACGACAAGATTCCCGCGACGCTGCCTGTGGCCCCTCCCGGCCGCGGCCTGACCCGCGTGCAGCAGCAGCGCCGGCGCCTCATCCAGGCACTGGCCGATGCGGGCCTCACCGAGGTCCTGTCCTACCCGTTTGTGTCCAAAGCCGCGAACGATACCTTCGGCGTGGCCGAACAGGGTGCGGGCCGGACGGCGGTCAAGCTGGCCAACCCGATCAGCGAGGAGCAGGGCTTCCTGCGGACCTCCATCCTGCCCGGGCTCATCGAGGTGGCCAAGCGGAACCACTCGCGCGGCTTCCGCGACCTGGCGCTCTTCGAGTCGGGCCTGGTGTTCCTGCCTGCTGAGAAGATGGGTACCCCATCCATCCCGCCGCTGGGCGCCAAACCCTCGGATGACGTACTGGATGCCCTGTACGACGGCGTCCCCGCCCAGCCGTTCCACCTCGCGGTGGTCCTCACCGGGCATGATTCGCCGGCCGCCGCCGCGCACGCTCCGCGTGTGTGGGACTGGGCTGATGCCCTGGACATCGCCCGGATCGCCGGCGACGTCCTGGGCGTTGAGATCGTAGTCAGCCAGGGCAGCCACCAGGCATTCCACCCCGGCCGGACGGCCCGGCTCTCGCTGCGCACCGGCGAAGTGGTGGGCTACGCCGGCGAGCTGCACCCCAAGCTGCTGGCGGCATCGGACATGCCGGCCCAGTCCGTGGCCCTGGAGCTCAGCGCCGACGCACTGTTCGACGCTGCCCCGGACGTCATTGTGGCCCGCCATATCTCGTCCTTCCCTGTCGCCACCCAGGACGTGGCGCTGGTGGTTCCTGCGGACGTCCCGGCCGATGAGGTACTGGCGGCCCTCCGCGAAGGTGCCGGCGAACTCCTGGAAGACGTTGCACTCTTTGACGTCTACGCCGGCAAGGGAATCGAGGACGGCAAGAAATCGCTGGCCTTCGGACTCCGGTTCCGGGCCGACGACCGCACCCTGACCGCGGACGAGGCATCGGCAGCGCGTGAAAGCGCCGTTGCCCTGGCCGCCGAGCGGTTCGGCGCGGTGCAGCGCTAA
- the pheS gene encoding phenylalanine--tRNA ligase subunit alpha: MTETLPGAAIPNPTDEAAITAAVDQATAAIAGAATLDELKAVRLAHTGEKSPLSLANREIGKLPKDQKAIAGKLMGASRGRVNKALADRTAELEAENDARILLEETVDVTAAPRRRRAGARHPLSTLQDRVADIFVGMGWEIAEGPEVESEWFNFDALNFKPDHPAREMQDTFFVEPPEAHLLMRTHTSPVQVRSMLERELPIYVLCPGKVFRTDELDATHTPVFHQFEGLAIDRKLSMADLRGTLEHFARQMFGDEAQIRLRPNYFPFTEPSAELDIFHPGAKGGPRWIEWGGCGMVNPNVLRAAGIDPDIYSGFAFGMGIERTLMFRNEVGDMRDMIEGDVRFSEHFGMEI; encoded by the coding sequence ATGACTGAAACTTTGCCGGGCGCCGCCATCCCGAACCCCACGGATGAAGCCGCCATTACTGCCGCTGTAGACCAGGCCACCGCCGCCATCGCCGGCGCGGCCACCCTTGACGAGCTGAAGGCGGTGAGGCTCGCGCACACCGGTGAAAAGTCGCCGCTGAGCCTCGCCAACCGTGAAATCGGCAAGTTGCCCAAGGACCAGAAGGCCATCGCCGGAAAGCTTATGGGCGCGTCGCGCGGCCGGGTTAACAAGGCGCTCGCGGACCGCACGGCAGAGCTGGAAGCCGAAAACGACGCCCGGATCCTCCTCGAAGAGACCGTTGACGTCACTGCCGCGCCCCGCCGCCGTCGTGCCGGTGCCCGGCACCCCCTGTCCACCCTGCAGGACCGCGTCGCTGACATCTTCGTGGGCATGGGCTGGGAAATCGCCGAGGGGCCCGAGGTTGAATCGGAGTGGTTCAACTTCGATGCCCTGAACTTCAAGCCGGACCACCCGGCCCGCGAAATGCAGGATACCTTCTTCGTGGAGCCGCCCGAGGCCCACCTGCTGATGCGCACGCACACGTCCCCGGTGCAGGTCCGCTCCATGCTGGAACGCGAACTGCCCATCTACGTGTTGTGCCCGGGCAAGGTGTTCCGCACAGACGAACTCGATGCCACGCACACTCCCGTGTTCCACCAGTTCGAAGGCCTGGCCATCGACAGGAAGCTCAGCATGGCGGACCTGCGCGGCACCCTTGAGCACTTCGCGCGGCAGATGTTCGGCGACGAAGCCCAGATCCGGCTGCGTCCCAACTACTTCCCGTTCACCGAACCCTCCGCCGAGCTGGATATCTTCCACCCGGGCGCCAAGGGCGGACCACGCTGGATCGAGTGGGGCGGCTGCGGCATGGTCAACCCCAACGTGCTCCGCGCCGCGGGCATCGACCCGGACATCTATTCAGGTTTTGCCTTCGGCATGGGCATCGAGCGGACCCTGATGTTCCGCAACGAGGTCGGCGACATGCGCGACATGATCGAAGGCGATGTACGTTTCAGCGAGCACTTCGGGATGGAGATCTAA
- a CDS encoding SIMPL domain-containing protein, whose product MSSRDGAGTAVGQAGHQSDGDSSTGTVSVTGTGSAEAAPDLLVVSIGVECRAGSVAAAWQRAGSTSDAVASTFRRHGVAGADIRTTGLNVRADLVWREGEGQSVTGYVATSTLTVRLRTPGSASAVISDAVEAGGNDVRLNGLELTFADDAEVRARAREAAWLDALRSAEQFARLASARLGRVLSITDNVTPHAPVPLPRMQRASSVEALAVEAGETAVDMDIRVVWELKPLG is encoded by the coding sequence GTGAGCAGCCGCGATGGGGCGGGCACCGCCGTCGGGCAGGCCGGTCATCAGTCCGACGGCGATTCTTCCACCGGCACAGTCAGCGTCACCGGAACCGGCTCGGCCGAAGCAGCGCCTGACCTGCTGGTGGTGTCCATCGGGGTGGAATGCCGTGCCGGCTCCGTGGCGGCGGCGTGGCAGCGGGCAGGCAGCACTTCCGACGCCGTGGCGTCAACGTTCCGCCGCCACGGCGTTGCCGGTGCGGACATCAGGACAACTGGCCTCAACGTCCGGGCGGACCTCGTGTGGCGCGAAGGCGAAGGCCAGTCCGTGACCGGATACGTCGCCACGAGCACCCTCACCGTAAGGCTGCGGACGCCCGGTTCAGCCTCCGCCGTTATTTCCGACGCGGTGGAGGCCGGCGGCAACGACGTCCGGCTCAACGGCCTTGAACTGACTTTTGCGGACGACGCCGAGGTCCGGGCGCGTGCGCGGGAAGCGGCGTGGCTTGACGCTCTCCGCTCGGCCGAGCAGTTTGCCCGCCTCGCCTCCGCCCGGCTGGGCCGGGTTCTTTCCATCACGGACAACGTCACGCCACATGCGCCGGTGCCCCTCCCCCGGATGCAGCGTGCATCCTCGGTGGAGGCCCTGGCGGTGGAAGCCGGGGAAACAGCAGTGGATATGGACATCAGGGTGGTTTGGGAGCTCAAGCCGCTGGGTTGA
- a CDS encoding Rv2578c family radical SAM protein, translating into MRWDAQALMPPPAGAAADGASPALLPLAGLVRSVTTPEFAGITFHEVTAKSVLNKVPAGSRMPFEWTINPYRGCSHACVYCFARKTHTYLDFDAGQDFDSQVVVKVNAAEVLRKELAKPSWGRHQVALGTNTDPYQRAEGRYRLMPGIITALAESGTPLSILTKGTLLARDIPLLKSVATQVPVGLGISLAMTNEALSEAIEPGTPGPRARLKLVSRLREAGLPCGVMAMPILPWLTDGDEALDSLFSSLAAAGATGVTAGALYLKPGGTREWFMKWIAAHHPELAGRYGRLYGAGSYASKEYRAWLGGRIRYFKARHGFSDSSGFSHRDLDDPRNEEAEYPAGIIPAGIPPAAADTPTPATQATLF; encoded by the coding sequence ATGAGATGGGACGCCCAAGCATTGATGCCGCCGCCGGCCGGAGCAGCTGCGGACGGCGCCTCACCCGCGCTCCTGCCCTTGGCCGGGCTGGTCCGGTCCGTTACAACTCCTGAGTTCGCCGGCATCACCTTCCACGAGGTCACCGCCAAATCGGTGCTCAACAAGGTACCGGCCGGTTCGCGTATGCCATTCGAATGGACCATCAACCCTTACCGGGGGTGCAGCCACGCCTGCGTGTACTGCTTCGCCAGGAAAACCCACACGTACCTCGATTTCGACGCCGGGCAGGACTTCGACAGCCAGGTGGTGGTCAAGGTCAACGCGGCGGAGGTGCTCCGGAAGGAACTGGCCAAGCCGTCCTGGGGCCGCCACCAGGTAGCCCTGGGCACCAACACCGATCCGTACCAGCGGGCCGAGGGCCGCTACCGCTTGATGCCCGGGATCATCACAGCACTGGCGGAGTCGGGCACTCCGCTGTCCATCCTCACCAAGGGCACCCTCCTGGCCAGGGACATTCCGTTGCTGAAGAGCGTCGCCACCCAGGTGCCGGTGGGCCTGGGAATCTCCCTTGCCATGACTAACGAGGCGTTGTCCGAAGCCATCGAACCGGGCACTCCGGGACCCCGCGCGCGGCTCAAGCTGGTCTCCCGGCTGCGCGAGGCGGGGCTGCCCTGCGGTGTTATGGCCATGCCCATTCTGCCCTGGCTCACGGACGGCGACGAAGCCCTGGATTCGCTTTTCTCCTCGCTCGCTGCGGCCGGGGCCACCGGTGTGACTGCCGGCGCCCTCTATTTGAAGCCGGGAGGCACCAGGGAGTGGTTTATGAAGTGGATCGCAGCCCATCATCCGGAGCTGGCGGGCCGCTACGGCCGGCTCTATGGCGCAGGCTCCTACGCCTCCAAGGAATACCGGGCCTGGCTCGGCGGCAGGATCCGCTATTTCAAGGCCCGTCACGGCTTCTCTGATTCCTCCGGATTCAGCCACCGGGACCTCGACGATCCCCGCAACGAAGAAGCGGAGTACCCGGCGGGCATTATCCCGGCCGGCATTCCCCCAGCGGCAGCTGACACCCCAACCCCTGCGACGCAGGCCACCCTTTTTTAG
- a CDS encoding (deoxy)nucleoside triphosphate pyrophosphohydrolase: MTGLIQVVGGAVVDRLAEPSLLLVARRSAPEKLAGLWEFPGGKVEPGEEPESALCRELGEELGIGVRLGSELPADSPTGWPLNERASMRVWFAEILAGEPQPLEDHDELRWVSLADQDEVLGLPWIPADFPIVRELLAALEVPAAGTR, translated from the coding sequence GTGACTGGACTGATACAGGTGGTGGGCGGAGCCGTAGTGGACCGCCTCGCGGAACCTTCCCTGCTGCTCGTGGCCCGCCGCAGTGCTCCTGAGAAGCTGGCCGGCCTGTGGGAGTTCCCCGGCGGCAAGGTTGAGCCCGGCGAAGAGCCTGAGTCGGCGCTCTGCCGGGAGCTGGGCGAGGAGCTGGGGATCGGGGTGCGCCTCGGCTCTGAACTTCCGGCGGACTCTCCCACCGGTTGGCCGCTGAATGAGCGGGCCAGCATGCGTGTCTGGTTCGCAGAGATCCTGGCAGGCGAGCCGCAGCCCCTTGAGGACCACGACGAACTTCGATGGGTGTCACTGGCCGACCAGGATGAGGTCCTTGGCCTGCCCTGGATTCCGGCCGACTTCCCGATCGTCAGGGAGTTGCTGGCGGCACTCGAAGTGCCGGCAGCGGGCACGCGCTGA
- a CDS encoding MFS transporter, translating into MSSVIQSPTATSTASPNIAIAIIALAMGGVGIGVTEFTMMGLLKEVEQGLTISTPEAGHLISAYALGVVVGAPLLAAVGAKLPRKNLALGLMLFFTVANLASFLAPDYGSMLVSRFAAGLPHGAFFGVAAVIAASLVPPTRRGWAISMVMAGLSISNVIGVPAATWVGQTYGWRLLFILVGALGMLTLVLIWRFVPFHKAHPDASIRRELRALKRLQVWLAILIGIVGFGGFFATYTYISHTMTHVAGLPSSMIPLVVALYGLGMVAGNVLGGRIADKSVMGTLYSVLPAIAVALVVYAIAAHWPWSALVMVFVVGAAGSMLIPALQTRLLDTSPDAPSLASSLNHAALNVANALGAFLGGVVIAWGWGYVAPALVGACLAVLGLGVAVASGMLERKKPLAAS; encoded by the coding sequence ATGAGCAGCGTCATTCAGTCGCCCACGGCAACCAGCACCGCCTCCCCCAATATCGCGATAGCCATCATCGCGCTGGCGATGGGCGGGGTGGGAATCGGGGTCACAGAGTTCACCATGATGGGCCTGCTGAAGGAAGTGGAACAGGGCCTTACCATCAGCACCCCGGAAGCCGGGCACCTCATCTCCGCTTATGCGCTGGGTGTGGTGGTGGGCGCACCGCTGCTGGCCGCCGTCGGCGCTAAACTTCCGCGCAAAAACCTGGCCCTCGGCCTGATGCTGTTCTTCACCGTCGCCAACCTGGCCTCTTTCCTGGCCCCCGATTACGGCTCCATGCTGGTTTCACGGTTCGCGGCCGGGCTGCCGCACGGTGCATTCTTTGGTGTTGCCGCCGTCATCGCCGCCTCGCTGGTGCCGCCCACCCGGCGTGGATGGGCGATCTCCATGGTGATGGCGGGGCTGAGCATTTCCAACGTTATCGGCGTCCCGGCGGCAACCTGGGTGGGACAAACCTACGGCTGGCGCCTGCTCTTCATCCTGGTAGGTGCGCTGGGAATGCTCACACTGGTGCTGATCTGGCGGTTTGTTCCCTTCCACAAGGCCCATCCGGACGCGAGCATCCGCCGTGAACTCCGGGCGCTCAAGCGGCTCCAGGTCTGGCTCGCCATCCTGATCGGCATCGTGGGCTTTGGCGGCTTCTTCGCCACCTACACGTACATTTCCCACACCATGACTCACGTAGCCGGCCTCCCCTCGTCGATGATTCCACTGGTGGTGGCTTTGTACGGGCTGGGCATGGTGGCCGGCAACGTGCTGGGCGGCAGGATTGCGGACAAGTCCGTGATGGGAACCCTTTACAGTGTGCTGCCGGCCATCGCTGTGGCCCTGGTGGTGTACGCCATCGCCGCCCACTGGCCGTGGTCAGCCCTGGTGATGGTGTTTGTGGTGGGCGCGGCCGGGTCCATGCTGATACCGGCCCTGCAGACCCGGCTCCTGGACACCTCCCCCGACGCACCCTCGCTGGCCTCGTCATTGAACCATGCCGCCTTGAACGTGGCCAACGCGCTCGGAGCATTCCTGGGCGGCGTGGTGATTGCCTGGGGTTGGGGCTATGTTGCCCCCGCGCTGGTGGGCGCCTGTCTGGCCGTCCTGGGTCTCGGCGTTGCCGTTGCCAGTGGCATGCTGGAACGGAAAAAACCGCTGGCCGCCTCCTGA
- a CDS encoding cation diffusion facilitator family transporter: protein MAASGGTKAIIAALAANLTIALLKFVAYFLTRSSSMLAEAIHSVADSGNQILLLVGGKKAQRAASPEHPFGYGRERYIYAFIVSIVLFSVGGLFALYEAWEKFQHPHAIEGDFWWVPLAVLVGAIVAESFSFRTAIKESNHLRGQQSWAKFVRSAKQPELPVILLEDLGALLGLVFALIGVSMTLVTGDGLWDAAGTAMIGLLLVAIAVILALETKSLLLGESASRDDVERIAQAIEADGSRIIHLKTLHLGPEELLVAAKIAINRNATGEEIAREIDSAESRIRTAVPIARVIYLEPDLHRSDAAGAGHQPAAAAPRP from the coding sequence TTGGCTGCAAGTGGCGGTACAAAGGCGATTATTGCGGCTCTGGCTGCCAACCTGACCATCGCCCTCCTGAAGTTTGTTGCGTACTTCCTGACGCGCTCGTCGTCGATGCTCGCCGAAGCCATCCACTCCGTGGCGGACTCGGGCAACCAGATCCTCCTGCTGGTGGGCGGCAAGAAGGCACAACGGGCTGCCAGCCCCGAACACCCGTTCGGTTATGGCCGGGAGCGTTATATCTACGCCTTCATCGTTTCCATCGTGCTGTTCAGCGTGGGCGGCCTCTTTGCCCTGTATGAGGCGTGGGAGAAGTTTCAGCACCCGCACGCCATCGAGGGCGACTTCTGGTGGGTTCCCCTGGCGGTGCTGGTGGGGGCGATCGTTGCCGAATCGTTCTCGTTCCGGACTGCCATCAAGGAATCGAACCATCTCCGCGGACAGCAGTCCTGGGCCAAGTTTGTGCGCAGTGCCAAACAGCCTGAGCTGCCCGTCATCCTGCTTGAAGACCTGGGTGCGCTCCTGGGCCTGGTGTTCGCGCTGATCGGCGTCAGCATGACGCTTGTTACCGGCGACGGTCTCTGGGACGCGGCGGGCACGGCCATGATCGGCCTGCTGCTCGTGGCGATTGCCGTGATTCTGGCGTTGGAGACAAAGTCCCTGCTCCTGGGGGAATCAGCTTCCAGGGATGACGTGGAACGGATTGCACAGGCCATCGAGGCTGACGGCAGCCGGATCATCCACCTCAAGACACTTCACTTGGGACCGGAGGAACTGCTGGTGGCGGCCAAGATCGCCATCAACCGCAATGCCACCGGCGAGGAGATCGCCAGGGAAATCGACAGTGCAGAATCACGCATCCGGACAGCGGTGCCTATCGCCAGGGTGATTTACCTGGAGCCTGACCTGCACCGTTCAGATGCCGCTGGCGCCGGCCATCAGCCTGCCGCCGCGGCACCGAGGCCCTGA
- a CDS encoding GlsB/YeaQ/YmgE family stress response membrane protein produces MGFLAWIILGLIVGAIVKAVMPGRVGGGWVTSLVLGVVGAIVGGWIGSLLFNKGDLAFFDLGTWILAIVGGLVVAGIYGAITGRGKATRAP; encoded by the coding sequence ATGGGTTTTCTTGCTTGGATTATTCTGGGCCTCATCGTGGGGGCCATCGTTAAAGCCGTAATGCCCGGCAGGGTAGGCGGCGGTTGGGTCACCAGCCTGGTTCTGGGCGTGGTAGGCGCAATAGTAGGCGGCTGGATCGGCAGCCTGCTCTTTAATAAAGGCGATCTGGCCTTCTTCGATCTCGGCACGTGGATTCTCGCCATCGTAGGCGGCCTGGTGGTCGCCGGCATCTACGGTGCCATCACCGGACGCGGCAAGGCAACACGCGCGCCCTGA
- a CDS encoding RNA methyltransferase, whose translation MNDTGRPQDLPLSNPRADRVRDVAKLAGRPARLKRGQFLAEGPQAVREALKLHQQRLTDGAPGVVTEVFASAACLDRFPEFEELAEGTNARLATDDVLAAMADTVNPQGIIAVCRFIDVALEEVLDAGPRLIAVLCQVRDPGNAGTVLRAADSAGADAVILTGSSVDIYNPKAVRSTAGSLFHLPVVLGADVTELAEACRARGIGILAADGYGSLNLDALQDGNARRRLTGDSTRSAYDLEKPTAWLFGNEAQGLSQAELDLADHRVAVPVYGAAESLNLGTAATVCLYASARSQHLPAAVPAN comes from the coding sequence ATGAACGACACCGGGCGCCCGCAGGATTTACCACTCTCCAACCCCCGAGCAGATCGGGTGCGGGATGTGGCAAAACTTGCAGGGCGCCCGGCCCGCTTAAAGCGCGGACAGTTCCTGGCGGAAGGCCCGCAGGCGGTCCGCGAAGCCTTGAAGCTGCACCAGCAGCGCCTCACCGACGGAGCCCCGGGCGTGGTTACCGAGGTTTTTGCCAGTGCCGCCTGCCTGGACCGGTTTCCTGAATTCGAGGAACTTGCCGAGGGAACCAATGCGCGGTTGGCTACCGACGACGTCCTGGCGGCCATGGCGGACACGGTCAACCCCCAGGGCATCATTGCCGTCTGCCGGTTCATCGACGTCGCGCTGGAGGAAGTGCTCGACGCCGGTCCGCGCCTCATTGCCGTTCTTTGCCAGGTCCGGGATCCGGGGAATGCCGGAACGGTTCTGCGGGCGGCTGACTCAGCGGGAGCAGATGCAGTCATCCTCACCGGCTCCAGCGTAGACATCTACAATCCCAAGGCGGTCCGGTCCACGGCCGGTTCCCTGTTCCACCTGCCCGTGGTGCTGGGTGCCGATGTAACTGAACTGGCCGAGGCGTGCCGGGCCCGGGGGATCGGCATCCTCGCAGCGGACGGCTATGGTTCCCTCAACCTTGACGCACTGCAGGACGGAAATGCCCGGCGCCGGCTCACGGGGGACAGCACCCGGTCAGCTTATGACCTGGAAAAACCCACGGCCTGGCTGTTCGGCAACGAGGCGCAAGGGCTGTCCCAGGCCGAGCTGGACCTGGCCGACCACCGTGTGGCGGTGCCCGTGTATGGGGCGGCGGAAAGCCTCAACCTCGGCACGGCCGCCACAGTCTGCCTCTATGCCAGCGCCCGCTCCCAGCACCTCCCGGCAGCCGTGCCGGCTAATTGA
- the rplT gene encoding 50S ribosomal protein L20, whose translation MARVKRAVNAHKKRRVILERAKGYRGQRSRLYRKAKEQLLHSFVYSYGDRKKKKGDFRRLWIQRINAASRANGLTYNRLIQGLKAAEVEVDRRMLAELAVSDANAFAALVQVAKDSLPADTSAKKVVA comes from the coding sequence GTGGCACGTGTGAAGAGGGCGGTCAACGCCCACAAGAAGCGCCGGGTTATCCTTGAACGCGCAAAGGGCTACCGTGGACAGCGTTCACGCCTGTACCGCAAGGCCAAAGAGCAGCTGCTGCACTCGTTTGTGTACAGCTACGGCGACCGCAAGAAGAAGAAGGGCGACTTCCGCCGCCTGTGGATCCAGCGCATCAACGCTGCATCCCGCGCCAACGGCCTCACCTACAACCGCCTGATCCAGGGCCTGAAGGCCGCTGAGGTCGAGGTTGACCGCCGCATGCTGGCCGAACTGGCTGTCTCCGACGCCAACGCGTTCGCCGCACTGGTCCAGGTTGCCAAGGACTCGCTGCCCGCCGACACCTCCGCCAAGAAGGTTGTTGCGTAG
- the rpmI gene encoding 50S ribosomal protein L35: MPKMKTHSGAKKRFKLTGSGKLRRQQANRRHYLEHKSSRLTRRLAGDKIVFKGDAKVIRKMLGI; the protein is encoded by the coding sequence ATGCCGAAGATGAAGACCCACAGTGGTGCTAAGAAGCGCTTCAAGCTGACCGGCAGCGGCAAGCTGCGCCGCCAGCAGGCCAACCGCCGCCACTACCTCGAGCACAAGTCCTCCAGGCTGACCCGCCGCCTCGCCGGCGACAAGATCGTCTTCAAGGGCGACGCCAAGGTCATCCGGAAGATGCTCGGCATCTAA